A window of the Borreliella afzelii genome harbors these coding sequences:
- a CDS encoding CRASP family complement regulator-acquiring lipoprotein, translating into MKNNIILCMCVFLLLNSCGADHATETAIKKHIDKTENANISETKNLIEIIKTTIDKNKLPPIEPEESQETVDSESDGEVFTIDKRAFDFINTFLTNDELDEFTTIFHKPKLQSPGQILNSIAILELNLERIINHLSLETDALDKVKISDLKKIGNSLEQFFSIRKIVSTEIKQILLDYRENKNSIKTDDSKLETYLSEKLNRFNDKKKENDNLKTTILSISISGIVD; encoded by the coding sequence CAACATAATTTTATGTATGTGTGTTTTTTTGCTTTTAAATAGTTGTGGTGCCGATCATGCCACTGAAACAGCAATAAAAAAACATATTGATAAAACAGAAAATGCTAATATTAGCGAAACAAAAAATTTAATAGAGATAATTAAAACAACTATAGACAAAAATAAATTACCACCAATTGAGCCAGAAGAAAGTCAAGAAACTGTAGATAGCGAAAGTGATGGAGAAGTTTTTACAATAGATAAAAGAGCTTTTGATTTTATAAATACTTTTTTAACAAATGATGAACTTGATGAATTTACAACAATATTTCATAAACCGAAATTACAATCGCCGGGTCAGATTCTAAATAGCATAGCAATTTTAGAACTTAACCTAGAAAGAATAATTAATCACTTATCCTTAGAAACAGATGCTTTAGATAAGGTAAAAATCTCAGATTTAAAAAAGATAGGGAATTCTCTTGAACAATTTTTCTCTATAAGGAAAATTGTTTCAACAGAAATAAAACAGATTTTATTAGATTATCGGGAAAATAAAAATTCTATAAAAACAGATGATTCTAAGCTAGAAACCTATTTGAGTGAAAAATTAAATCGGTTTAATGATAAAAAAAAAGAGAATGATAATCTAAAAACAACCATATTATCAATATCTATTTCCGGCATTGTGGATTAA